One part of the Sorangiineae bacterium MSr11954 genome encodes these proteins:
- a CDS encoding N-formylglutamate amidohydrolase, with product MQKALFTLIEPERGESPVVVEVPHAGLEVPATYLANLTAPARSIAQDADLYVDELYADAPSEGATLLVAHTSRYVLDLNRGEEDWDREAVAAPASFRGGTNHGSARMPRGLVWRLTTDGQPALARPLSLAELDERIDRIHRPYHRTLWSVLERKRERFGYAVLLAAHSMPSSARTLNGEPGAPRADIVPGTQGRTTSASVFIECVDAHARAYGYTVRHDDPYRGGFSARHYGQPHKGLHAVQVELARRLYMDERSLARGVGFDAVRNWCRSLVAKLVRTALR from the coding sequence GTGCAGAAGGCGCTCTTTACCCTCATCGAGCCGGAGCGCGGGGAGTCCCCGGTCGTCGTGGAGGTGCCTCACGCGGGGTTGGAGGTTCCGGCCACCTACCTCGCCAATCTCACCGCGCCCGCGCGCTCCATCGCCCAAGACGCGGATCTCTATGTCGACGAGCTCTATGCCGACGCGCCGAGCGAAGGGGCCACCTTGCTGGTCGCGCACACGTCGCGCTACGTGCTCGATTTGAATCGCGGCGAAGAAGATTGGGATCGCGAGGCCGTCGCGGCGCCGGCCTCGTTTCGTGGGGGCACGAACCATGGCTCGGCGCGCATGCCGCGCGGGCTCGTATGGCGCCTCACCACGGATGGGCAGCCGGCCCTCGCGCGCCCCCTCTCGCTCGCGGAGCTCGACGAGCGCATCGATCGCATCCATCGCCCTTACCACCGCACGCTTTGGTCGGTGCTGGAGCGCAAACGCGAGCGGTTCGGATACGCGGTTTTGCTCGCCGCGCACTCGATGCCGAGCAGCGCGCGAACGCTGAACGGAGAACCCGGTGCGCCAAGAGCCGACATTGTACCCGGAACGCAAGGTCGAACCACGTCCGCCTCCGTCTTCATCGAATGCGTGGATGCACACGCCCGCGCATATGGCTACACCGTGCGCCACGACGATCCCTACCGCGGTGGCTTTTCCGCGAGGCACTATGGTCAGCCTCACAAAGGGCTCCATGCCGTGCAGGTCGAGCTGGCGCGACGTCTTTACATGGACGAACGGTCGCTCGCGCGCGGGGTGGGCTTCGACGCCGTGCGAAATTGGTGTCGAAGCTTGGTGGCAAAGCTCGTCCGAACGGCGCTACGCTAG
- the rpmB gene encoding 50S ribosomal protein L28: MAKSDITGKRKLKAQNVSHSNIKTKRWQNLNIQTRRLWVPELNKFVTLNVTTRDLRTIDKIGLSEFAKQHNAKLA, encoded by the coding sequence ATGGCTAAAAGTGACATTACAGGCAAGCGCAAGCTCAAGGCGCAAAACGTCTCGCACTCGAACATCAAGACCAAGCGCTGGCAGAATCTGAACATCCAGACGCGCCGGCTCTGGGTACCCGAGCTCAACAAATTCGTGACGTTGAACGTCACCACGCGCGATCTCCGCACGATCGACAAGATCGGTCTGTCCGAGTTCGCGAAGCAGCACAACGCCAAGCTAGCTTAG
- a CDS encoding indole-3-glycerol-phosphate synthase, whose product MGEARRERVLDAIVASKRAEIEALKLELAKESPAAPGARREGVAERLARPSGAPLRLLTEIKRKSPSAGALSTAMGVDDRARAYARAGASAISVLCDGPFFGGSYEDVTRVRAALESEGLSTPILAKEFILDPVQLRRASAAGADLALLIVRIVSPEQLGSLVTAARDAGLEPLVEVATEAELRIALATEARLIGVNARDLDTLRMDPARAASLVAAIPEGRVALHLSGLKTPDDVRAVARGRADGALLGEILMRQDDPTALLAELVAAA is encoded by the coding sequence ATGGGTGAAGCGCGTCGCGAAAGGGTTCTGGACGCCATTGTGGCCTCCAAACGGGCCGAAATCGAGGCCCTGAAGCTCGAGCTAGCGAAGGAGAGCCCCGCGGCCCCCGGCGCGCGCCGTGAAGGCGTGGCCGAGCGGCTGGCCCGCCCATCGGGGGCACCGCTGCGGCTCCTGACGGAGATCAAGCGCAAGAGCCCGAGCGCGGGCGCGCTCTCGACCGCCATGGGCGTCGACGATCGCGCGCGCGCCTACGCCCGCGCGGGGGCGAGCGCCATCAGCGTGCTTTGCGACGGTCCCTTCTTCGGGGGCTCCTACGAGGACGTCACGCGCGTGCGTGCGGCCTTGGAGAGCGAAGGGCTATCCACGCCCATCCTCGCCAAGGAGTTCATCTTGGACCCCGTGCAGCTCCGGCGCGCCTCGGCGGCGGGGGCCGATCTGGCGCTGCTCATCGTGCGCATCGTGAGCCCCGAGCAGCTGGGCAGCTTGGTCACGGCGGCGCGCGACGCGGGCCTCGAGCCGCTGGTGGAGGTGGCCACGGAGGCCGAGCTCCGCATCGCGCTCGCCACGGAGGCGCGCCTCATCGGCGTCAATGCGCGCGATCTCGACACCTTGCGCATGGATCCCGCGCGCGCGGCCAGCCTGGTGGCGGCCATTCCCGAGGGGCGGGTGGCGCTTCATCTCTCGGGCCTCAAGACGCCCGACGATGTGCGCGCGGTGGCCCGAGGAAGGGCCGATGGCGCCCTCCTCGGCGAGATCCTGATGCGGCAAGACGATCCGACCGCGCTGCTCGCCGAGCTCGTGGCCGCGGCGTGA
- the xerD gene encoding site-specific tyrosine recombinase XerD gives MDLYGWIDAYLNHLRVERALAKNSLDAYARDLNRLASHVATDDVKTITIAHIAELLADNVRSGFGARSSARQLSALRGFFRFLVRERVIPADVTALIDRPKLGRKLPRILSFPEVERLLATPNLAKPRGVRDAAMIHLMYASGLRVSELCALKLSELDMQRGVVSCLGKGGKRRLVPVGEVALAHVKTYVEGARNRHARPDTRVLFVSPRGGPLTRQGFWKLLKRYAAIAGITATLSPHKLRHSFATHLLHGGADLRAVQAMLGHADLGTTEIYTRVAQEHVRRAHARAHPRA, from the coding sequence ATGGACTTGTACGGCTGGATCGACGCTTATTTGAACCACCTGCGGGTCGAGCGGGCGCTCGCCAAAAATTCGCTCGACGCGTACGCGCGCGACTTGAACCGGCTCGCGTCGCACGTGGCCACGGACGATGTGAAGACCATCACGATCGCCCACATCGCCGAGCTCTTGGCCGACAACGTGCGCAGCGGGTTCGGCGCCCGCTCGAGCGCGCGGCAGCTCTCCGCGCTGCGCGGCTTCTTTCGGTTCCTGGTGCGCGAACGCGTCATCCCCGCCGACGTCACGGCGCTCATCGATCGCCCCAAGCTGGGACGCAAGCTCCCGCGCATCCTCTCCTTCCCCGAGGTGGAGCGCCTCTTGGCCACGCCCAACCTCGCGAAGCCGAGGGGCGTGCGCGACGCCGCCATGATTCATTTGATGTACGCGTCGGGCCTGCGCGTGAGCGAGCTATGCGCCCTCAAGCTCTCGGAGCTGGACATGCAGCGCGGCGTGGTGAGCTGCCTCGGCAAAGGAGGAAAGCGGCGGCTGGTGCCGGTGGGCGAGGTCGCGCTCGCGCACGTGAAGACCTATGTCGAGGGCGCGCGCAACCGTCATGCGCGCCCCGACACCCGGGTCCTCTTCGTCTCGCCGCGCGGTGGGCCGCTCACGCGGCAAGGCTTTTGGAAGCTCTTGAAGCGCTACGCGGCCATCGCCGGCATCACCGCCACGCTCTCGCCGCACAAGCTGCGCCACTCCTTTGCTACGCATCTTCTGCATGGCGGCGCCGACTTGCGCGCGGTTCAAGCCATGCTCGGTCATGCTGACCTCGGCACAACCGAAATCTACACCCGCGTCGCCCAGGAGCACGTTCGTCGTGCCCATGCGCGCGCCCACCCTCGCGCATGA